From Deltaproteobacteria bacterium, a single genomic window includes:
- a CDS encoding imidazoleglycerol-phosphate dehydratase produces MDYHHTVEDVGICLGNAFKQATGDKKGIQRYGFASVPMDEASAWVSLDISDRPYLVYKIAFPKKGKIKDFDPDLAEDFFQAFVNRSGVTLHINVLYGRNVHHIIEAVFKAFGRALSEAVRINPRIKGIMSTKGRL; encoded by the coding sequence GTGGATTATCATCATACTGTTGAAGATGTAGGTATATGTCTTGGTAACGCCTTTAAACAGGCAACAGGAGATAAAAAGGGTATACAGAGATACGGTTTTGCCTCTGTTCCAATGGATGAGGCATCAGCATGGGTAAGCCTTGATATAAGCGACAGGCCGTATCTTGTTTATAAGATTGCCTTCCCTAAAAAAGGGAAGATAAAGGATTTTGACCCTGACCTTGCAGAGGACTTTTTTCAGGCATTTGTAAACAGAAGCGGAGTTACTCTGCATATAAATGTGCTTTACGGAAGGAATGTCCATCACATTATTGAGGCAGTATTCAAGGCATTTGGCAGGGCACTATCAGAGGCAGTAAGGATAAATCCAAGAATTAAGGGTATAATGTCAACGAAAGGAAGGCTGTAA